The genomic segment TGGTACATGCAGTCCTTCGCGGAACAGTGGTTGATCGATCAACGCAGAAGCCAATCCCAGGTGTCCATGTTGTTGCTCTCGTTGGTGGCCAAGAGGTGGCTGGGACAACAACTGCTGCTGATGGCACCTATATCCTCCAGCCAGTGCCTGCCAATGCCACGATCGTCTTTCAACACGGCGATTATGCTCAAGTTGAAGTACGACGTGCCGTTCAACCGGTCATTGATGTTGCGCTTCGCCCCGATAGTGTACGCGGCCAGATTCAGGATTCCTCTGGGAAACCAGTTGCTGGTGCACTTGTTGCGGCGTCTGGTGGAGTCACAACGATAACAGCTCACGATGGCTCGTTTGTGTTAAAAGGCGTGCCTGAGACAGGACTCCTCCTTGTAAAGGCGCCAGGTTTTCAGGTGAAGACACTCACATTACCTCTCGCCAGTCCCCTTGAGCTCAAGCTTGCACCGCTTTCGGTGCGGGCCATTTATCTTAACGCTGATGTCTTAAGCCATCCTGAAGCACTTCAGGAACGTCTTGCTTGGCTTCCCGGAAGCCTTGTGAACGCTGTCGTGCTTGATTTAAAGGACAGCACAGGCCATGTTTTTTATGACAGTCACGTGGCACTTGCTCGCCAGATCGGAGCCGTTGATCCGCGTTACGATCCGAAGCAGCTGGTCGCCCAGTTGAAACACCAAGGGATCTACACGATTGGTCGAATTGTCGTCTTTGAAGATCCCGTTCTGGCAGCTGCCCATCCCGAATGGGCTGTGCGCAATCGGAAAACCGGTGGGGTGTGGCAAACCTGGACTGATGTGGCCTGGATGAACGCGAATCAGCCTGAGGTTTGGGACTATAACATTGCGTTAGCTGTTGAAGCTGCAGGCTTTGGCTTTGATGAAATTCAGTTTGATTATGTGCGGTTCCCTAGCGATGGCCCACTGAACGACGCTGATTTTGGCATGCCTTCGACGATGGAATCACGGGTCGCGGCCATTCGCTCGTTCCTGCATCGAGCGCATCTCGCCCTTGCACCTACACCGACGGTGCTTGCTGCCGACGTGTTTGGCCTCACCGTCTGGGCCGAGGATGATAGTGGCATTGGGCAACAGCTCGAGGCGCTGCTGCCTGAAGTCGACTATCTTTGCCCGATGATTTACCCTTCGCACTTCGCGGCTGGATCAATGGGCTTTGCAATCCCGAATGATCATCCCTATGAAGTCATTCTCTGGAGCCTCCAGCGCGGAGCGAAGCGAGCTGAAACAGCTGCAGCAAAATTACGGCCCTGGCTCCAGGACTTTTCCTATGGACCGGGGATCGATTACGGACCAAACGAGGTGAAGGCCCAGATTCAAGCTGTACAGGATGCTGGTGGAACGTCCTGGCTACTCTGGAACGCCGATAGCGTGTACCATCAGGAAGCACTACAAAACGGAGGGGCTGGGGTGCACTAGCGCATGACACGGCATGTCGAGCAAACACCAACTGCCCAGCAATCAGTGACAACGGTACCGCAGGCGGTACCAAGCCTCTGGATTGACCTTCTTCGGTCTTTGCGGCCTCGCCAGTGGGTGAAGAACGCAGTAGTCTTTGCTCCGTTGGTCTTTGGTGCACAGCTAACCCATTTCTCGGCTTGCCTCCGTGCTGTATTGGCCGCGGGGGCATTTTGTGCCGTTGGAAGTGCGGTCTATCTTTACAATGATTGGCATGATGCTGAAGCAGATCGGGCACACCCGTTGAAGCGTTTCCGTCCAATCGCTGCTGGTCGATTACGTGGGCGAGTTGTCTGGAGCACCTTCGTGGTGCTGTTGTTGCTTGGCGCAGTGCTCGCCATCGTCGTCAATGTTTCTCTCCTCCTTGTTCTCGCTGCTTATCTCCTCTTGATGGTGACCTATACCCGATGGTTGAAACATGTCGTGCTCATTGATGTGTTAGTGATCGCTGGAGGGTTTGTATTACGTGCTGTTGGCGGCGGCGTTGCCGTTTCGGTACCCATGTCTCCCTGGCTCTACATGTGCACTGTGCTCTTAGCGTTGTTTCTGGGCTTTGCGAAGCGCCGCCATGAACTTGTGTTACTTGATCTGGCCGCAACCAACCATCGACCGATTCTCGATGATTATCCTGTTGCGTTACTGGATGCCTTGCTGACGGTAACTGCTGCCGCAACCATTATGGCGTATTCACTCTATACTTTCTCAGCGCCTAATCTGCCGTCTAACCACGCTATGATGCTCACGATCCCATTTGTTCTGTATGGGCTCTTCCGCTATCTCTATCTTGTCTATCGACGTGAGAGCGGTGGGGTCCCGGAACAGGTGCTGTTGAACGATCTCCCGTTACTGATCAGCATTGTTCTCTGGGGGCTTGCAGCGCTTATAGTACTTTATGCTCCATCCTTGCTATAACTCGCCGCAATGTTATTTGTATGAGTTGTTGCAAGGATGCGCGGATGGCGGTATACTCATCAATGCCGGTCAACACCGAGCGTTTTGGCTCAGTTGGCTGACCGGTAGGGTGGAGGTCGGGAATGCTCATCATCCGACGGCAGCAACAGCAGGACGCAGGGCGAGCTGTCCGGGAGGTCGCGGAATTCTTTGAATCCTGGATTATTGGCTTTCGCCCGCTCTATCGCTCGCAGAGCGGTGTTTGGCGTCCACCGACTGAGGTCTATGAGGATGACCGTGGTCTTGTCATCCGCGTCGAAATTGCTGGTGTGCGTGAAGAAGATATCAGTGTCGTGATTGACGATACCGTCCTGCGTATTTCTGGGGTGCGCCGGCCACGTGAAAGTGGCCAGAGACGAACCTATTACGAAATGGGCATTTTCTATGGTCCATTTGCTACAGAAGTGCTCCTGCCTTTTGCGATAGAACTTGATGCGGTCGATGCAATGTACGATCAGGGCTTCCTCGAAGTCGTGCTCCCGCGTGTGCGCACGACTCGTGTTGTGCCCTTACGCATAACAGACTCGACCGCACAGGAGGGGACGAACGAATGACAGAGTATGAACGCTTCAATGAAGAGCCTGAGCCCACCATGGGTGAAGGGCTGGGCCAGGATCCTGAACCTGGTGACCTGAGCGAATCAGCAACGCAGCCAGAGCGCTATATCCTGCCGATCCTTCCACTGCGGAACACGGTGGTCTTTCCGATGACGGTTGTGCCTCTTGCGGCAGGACAACCACGGTCGCTGCGGTTGATTGATGATGTCGCTTCGGGCGATCGCACGGTTGGACTCGTGCTGCAAAAGGACCCAAAGAAGGAAGGTGCTGGTCCCGGCGAGGTCTATACGGTTGGGACGGTTGCTAGCATCCATCAGATGATGCGCGTGCCAGACGGAACGGTGCGCCTTGCGGTGCAGGGCATGCGGCGCATGCGCATCGTCGAGTGGGTTGCTGAGGAGCCCTATCTTAAGGCACTTGTTGAGGACTATCCCGAGACTGTCGAAGACACCATCGAAGTCAAGGCGCTCATGCGCACGACGCTGGAATTGTTCCAGCGGCTGGTCTCGCTCGTATCGAACTTGCCCGAAGAGCTCGTTACGGCTGCTCTGAACATCGATGATCCGCTCCATCTCGTCTACCTCGTTGCTTCCAATCTGCGGATGGAGCCGGAGGAGCGACAGCAGCTCCTTGAGCTGGACAGTGCGCGTGAAAAGTTGCTGCGACTCAATGCCTTCATGAGCCGCGAACTTGATCTCCTGGAATTGGGTAAGAAGATCCAAAGCGAAGTCCAGGAGGAGATGGCGCGCACGCAGCGCGAGTACTACTTGCGCGAGCAACTCAAGGCTATTCAGCGCGAGTTGGGCGAGACGAGTGAGCAAGAGGCGGAGATCAACGAGTTACGGGCTAAGATTGAACAGTCCGGTATGCCTGAAGAGGCCCGCCGGGAAGCTATGCGCGAGCTTGATCGCCTCCAGCGCTTGCCCCCGGCTGCAGCAGAGTACGGCGTCATTCGAACCTATCTTGATTGGCTGGTTTCCCTGCCGTGGAACAAGAGCACGGAAGGGGAGATCGATATTGCGAAGGCGCGACAGATTCTCGACGAGGATCATTATGACCTCGAGAAGATCAAGGAGCGAATCCTGGAGTACCTCGCCGTTCGTCGCCTTCGCAAGGAACGCGGTGAGACGGAAGGCGAGCCAGCGCGCGAGCCGATTTTGTGCTTTGTTGGGCCTCCAGGCGTCGGCAAGACAAGCCTCGCTCAATCTATCGCCCGGGCGTTGGGACGAGCGTTCACGCGTATGTCGCTCGGCGGCGTTCACGATGAGGCTGAGATTCGTGGGCATCGCCGGACGTACATCGGTGCCATGCCCGGCCGGATTATTCAGGCAATTCGCCGTGCTGGAACCAATGATCCCGTCTTTGTCCTTGACGAGATCGATAAGGTTGGTGCCGATTGGCGTGGTGATCCAGCTTCAGCGTTACTCGAAGTTCTTGATCCGGAGCAGAACCATAGCTTCCGCGATCACTATCTCGATGTACCGTTTGATCTGTCGAAGGTAATGTTTATCGCGACAGCAAACGTACTCGACACGATTCCAGCGCCGCTTCGCGACCGTATGGAGATTCTGACCCTCTCGGGATATACCGATGAGGAAAAGCTCCAGATTGCGCGCCGTTATCTCATTCCGAAGCAATTCCGACGCCATGTGCTGAATCCCGAGGACTTCGAGGTGACTGATGAGGCGATCCTCGAAATCATTCAGCACTACACCCGTGAGGCAGGCGTGCGCAACCTGGAGCGTGAAATTGCTAGCATTGCGCGCAAGCTTGCCACACGCATTGCTGAGGGCAAGGAAGTGCCTCGCGTCATCACGCCGGAGGAGGTCCATCAGTTCCTTGGCAAGCGTCGCTTCTACTATGAAGAACTGTCAGAGCGCACTGCGCAGCCAGGGGTGGCGATTGGTGTCGGCGTGACGCCGGTCGGTGGCGATATCATGTTCATTGAAGCAACGCGTATGCCTGGTCGTGGCAATCTGACGATCACCGGTCAGCTCGGTGAAGTAATGCGCGAGTCAGCCCAGGCGGCCCTAAGCTTCGTGCGTTCGCATGCACAAGCCTTTGGGATTGATCCTGATTTCATGAAGGATACGGACATTCATATTCACGTCCCAGCAGGGGCAATTCCCAAGGATGGCCCGTCCGCTGGGGTGACGATTGTGACAGCACTTGTGTCGCTGCTCACTGGTATTCCAGTGCGCTCGGATGTCGCGATGACTGGTGAGATCACGCTGCGTGGGCAGGTGCTGCCCGTTGGGGGCATTAAGGAAAAGGCGCTTGCGGCGCAGCGCGCTGGGATCAAGACCTTCATCTTGCCGAAGCGCAACGAATTAGATTTGGATGAGCTTCCGTCAGCGCTGCGTGAGAACATGCGCTTTGTCCTCGTTGATCGCATCGAGGACGTGTTGCGGGAGGCGATGCCGGAGGAGTTCCAGCAGCGACTTGCTGAAGCTGCGCACGCTGGCGGCGAGCGCCGCGAGGTCGGTGAACCGATTGCAGCGGCAAGTGAAGATCGGCGGTAGCGGGTAGGTTACTGTCTTCCTACAGCGCCCAGACTATTCTTCATGGTCTGGGCGCTGCGTTTTTCTACACCGCGAAGCGCTAGACGATGCACTGATGATTCATGATGATGAGGGCGTGCTGATAGTACGTGCGAGCTGAGCAGTTCGGGCCGCCTCAACGAAGGCGGCAAAGAGAGCTCGATGCTCGGGGTGTGCCTCGACCATCAGTTCAGGGTGCCACTGCACCCCAATGACAAACTGCGCACTTGGCAACTCAAGTCCTTCGATAATCCCGTCGTCTGCACGGCCACTCACGATCAGCCCTGCTCCAGGCTGACGCACGGCTTGGTGATGGAAGGAGTTAACCCAGACTGTTGTTGAGCCATAGATCGACGCGAGAAGACTGCCCTCGGCGAGATGAACTGCATGGCTTGGCTCATCCCCAGGGACACCCTGCTCGTGTTGCTGGTGGGCAAGCGAAGAAGCGATCATCGATGGGATATCTTGGTAGAGTGTGCCGCCGAAGGCGACATTCAGTACCTGACAGCCACGGCAGATGCCCAGAATTGGCAGTTCGCGTGCGAGTGCCGCGCGTACAAGTTGGAGTTCAAGCTCGTCGCGTCCTGAGTGGATCCCGTAGGTCGTGGGATGAATCGTCTCTTCGCCATAGCGATGTGGTGCGATGTCTGCACCACCGGAGAGGAGAATGCCATCGACGTGATCCAGGAGCGAGCCGGTCGCGAGCGTCGGAAGCGGTGGCAACAAGATCGGCTCGCCTCCAGCTGCAGCTATGGCGTGAGCATACGCGGCCGTAAGCGTATAGCGTTCATACGGTTGCTTTGGTGGCTCGGGGGCGAGTAAACTAACAGTAATGCCGATAAGCGGCATGGCAACACTCCTTTCGTTGCCAGGATAAAGCAGAACGAGCAAAAAGGACAGGGGGCAGGGCAGGATGCCACGAAAGTGGTGGCTTTGGCAGATACCGTATATCGGTGCGGTGCTCATGGCGATTGGGCTGCGTCTCAGTGGCCATGCTTCTTGGGGAGCGGCAGCGGCGATGATTGGGGCGCTGTTTGTGTACGGCGTGGTGGAACGTCGTCGTGCACGTCATGCGCTCCTCCATGAGCAAAGCTGTGAGCATTGAGCGCTGTTGCTCTTGACGTGTGTCGGCGTGGTGGGTATACTA from the Thermorudis peleae genome contains:
- a CDS encoding putative glycoside hydrolase yields the protein MSIASILLPLLLAGASLAYLSYQRNHVSITALDAATRKPLQHAELIFADGTVRSFSGSVRLSIRRPTIVHLHCADCIPQTITLEPGRQYVLQLVHAVLRGTVVDRSTQKPIPGVHVVALVGGQEVAGTTTAADGTYILQPVPANATIVFQHGDYAQVEVRRAVQPVIDVALRPDSVRGQIQDSSGKPVAGALVAASGGVTTITAHDGSFVLKGVPETGLLLVKAPGFQVKTLTLPLASPLELKLAPLSVRAIYLNADVLSHPEALQERLAWLPGSLVNAVVLDLKDSTGHVFYDSHVALARQIGAVDPRYDPKQLVAQLKHQGIYTIGRIVVFEDPVLAAAHPEWAVRNRKTGGVWQTWTDVAWMNANQPEVWDYNIALAVEAAGFGFDEIQFDYVRFPSDGPLNDADFGMPSTMESRVAAIRSFLHRAHLALAPTPTVLAADVFGLTVWAEDDSGIGQQLEALLPEVDYLCPMIYPSHFAAGSMGFAIPNDHPYEVILWSLQRGAKRAETAAAKLRPWLQDFSYGPGIDYGPNEVKAQIQAVQDAGGTSWLLWNADSVYHQEALQNGGAGVH
- a CDS encoding decaprenyl-phosphate phosphoribosyltransferase; protein product: MTRHVEQTPTAQQSVTTVPQAVPSLWIDLLRSLRPRQWVKNAVVFAPLVFGAQLTHFSACLRAVLAAGAFCAVGSAVYLYNDWHDAEADRAHPLKRFRPIAAGRLRGRVVWSTFVVLLLLGAVLAIVVNVSLLLVLAAYLLLMVTYTRWLKHVVLIDVLVIAGGFVLRAVGGGVAVSVPMSPWLYMCTVLLALFLGFAKRRHELVLLDLAATNHRPILDDYPVALLDALLTVTAAATIMAYSLYTFSAPNLPSNHAMMLTIPFVLYGLFRYLYLVYRRESGGVPEQVLLNDLPLLISIVLWGLAALIVLYAPSLL
- a CDS encoding Hsp20/alpha crystallin family protein, whose translation is MLIIRRQQQQDAGRAVREVAEFFESWIIGFRPLYRSQSGVWRPPTEVYEDDRGLVIRVEIAGVREEDISVVIDDTVLRISGVRRPRESGQRRTYYEMGIFYGPFATEVLLPFAIELDAVDAMYDQGFLEVVLPRVRTTRVVPLRITDSTAQEGTNE
- the lon gene encoding endopeptidase La gives rise to the protein MTEYERFNEEPEPTMGEGLGQDPEPGDLSESATQPERYILPILPLRNTVVFPMTVVPLAAGQPRSLRLIDDVASGDRTVGLVLQKDPKKEGAGPGEVYTVGTVASIHQMMRVPDGTVRLAVQGMRRMRIVEWVAEEPYLKALVEDYPETVEDTIEVKALMRTTLELFQRLVSLVSNLPEELVTAALNIDDPLHLVYLVASNLRMEPEERQQLLELDSAREKLLRLNAFMSRELDLLELGKKIQSEVQEEMARTQREYYLREQLKAIQRELGETSEQEAEINELRAKIEQSGMPEEARREAMRELDRLQRLPPAAAEYGVIRTYLDWLVSLPWNKSTEGEIDIAKARQILDEDHYDLEKIKERILEYLAVRRLRKERGETEGEPAREPILCFVGPPGVGKTSLAQSIARALGRAFTRMSLGGVHDEAEIRGHRRTYIGAMPGRIIQAIRRAGTNDPVFVLDEIDKVGADWRGDPASALLEVLDPEQNHSFRDHYLDVPFDLSKVMFIATANVLDTIPAPLRDRMEILTLSGYTDEEKLQIARRYLIPKQFRRHVLNPEDFEVTDEAILEIIQHYTREAGVRNLEREIASIARKLATRIAEGKEVPRVITPEEVHQFLGKRRFYYEELSERTAQPGVAIGVGVTPVGGDIMFIEATRMPGRGNLTITGQLGEVMRESAQAALSFVRSHAQAFGIDPDFMKDTDIHIHVPAGAIPKDGPSAGVTIVTALVSLLTGIPVRSDVAMTGEITLRGQVLPVGGIKEKALAAQRAGIKTFILPKRNELDLDELPSALRENMRFVLVDRIEDVLREAMPEEFQQRLAEAAHAGGERREVGEPIAAASEDRR
- a CDS encoding gamma-glutamyl-gamma-aminobutyrate hydrolase family protein — its product is MPLIGITVSLLAPEPPKQPYERYTLTAAYAHAIAAAGGEPILLPPLPTLATGSLLDHVDGILLSGGADIAPHRYGEETIHPTTYGIHSGRDELELQLVRAALARELPILGICRGCQVLNVAFGGTLYQDIPSMIASSLAHQQHEQGVPGDEPSHAVHLAEGSLLASIYGSTTVWVNSFHHQAVRQPGAGLIVSGRADDGIIEGLELPSAQFVIGVQWHPELMVEAHPEHRALFAAFVEAARTAQLARTISTPSSS